Proteins encoded in a region of the Synechococcus sp. BIOS-U3-1 genome:
- the purE gene encoding 5-(carboxyamino)imidazole ribonucleotide mutase — MAVSLSFRFLPVAELPSPSVDPGSVPRVAVIMGSDSDLPSLHPAVEVLKQLGVSVEVRVLSAHRTPLEMVNFAQQARQRGLAVIIAGAGGAAHLPGMVASLTTLPVIGVPVQSKALSGVDSLHSIVQMPGGIPVATVAIGGGLNAGLLAAQILAVEGGVLAERLEAYRQQLHDTVVNKDARLQDLGSLDYLKQMD, encoded by the coding sequence ATGGCAGTCTCGCTGTCCTTCCGGTTCTTGCCTGTGGCCGAGTTGCCATCCCCTTCTGTTGATCCAGGTTCCGTGCCCAGGGTCGCCGTCATCATGGGCAGTGATTCCGACCTTCCGAGCCTCCACCCTGCCGTGGAGGTGTTGAAACAGCTGGGGGTGTCGGTGGAGGTGCGCGTGCTCTCGGCTCACCGCACGCCCTTGGAGATGGTCAACTTCGCCCAGCAGGCTCGCCAGCGTGGGCTAGCCGTGATCATTGCCGGCGCTGGCGGCGCAGCCCATCTGCCTGGCATGGTGGCGTCACTCACCACCTTGCCTGTGATCGGTGTGCCGGTGCAGAGCAAAGCACTGTCAGGTGTCGACTCCTTGCATTCGATTGTGCAGATGCCCGGTGGTATTCCGGTGGCCACGGTGGCGATCGGGGGAGGCCTGAATGCAGGCTTGTTGGCTGCACAGATCCTTGCTGTGGAGGGTGGTGTGCTGGCGGAACGACTTGAGGCCTACCGCCAACAGCTGCATGACACCGTCGTTAACAAGGACGCGCGTTTGCAGGATCTGGGCAGTCTTGACTACCTCAAGCAAATGGATTGA
- a CDS encoding N-acetylglucosamine-6-phosphate deacetylase, with the protein MRRITDVRLPRRPGSNDPVGLSWLSLDDHNLITATGPMPAGGAMAGESWHGDRLSQRGIDLQINGGLGLAFTELSDQDLPRLLELLELLWRDGVEAIAPTLVTCGVTPLRQSLAVLRKARDRHSTGRCQLLGAHLEGPFLAEARRGAHPLEHIAAPSVAALKERIAGFETEISLITLAPEQPGAQALLSHLKELGIQVALGHSTANADQAALAFSQGVDMITHAFNAMPGLHHRAPGPLGEACRRGDIALGLIADGVHVHPTTAVLLQRMAGDQLVLVSDALAPYGLAEGEHRWDERVLLVNNGTCRLEDGTLAGVTLPLLEGTCRLASWSGDADGAIWASTMAPREVLTESLEDHWLIGNMLSDLLRWEWNASERKLAWRGAA; encoded by the coding sequence ATGCGTCGGATCACCGATGTGCGTCTCCCCCGGCGCCCCGGAAGCAACGACCCTGTCGGTCTGTCCTGGCTCAGCCTGGATGATCACAATCTGATCACAGCCACCGGTCCCATGCCGGCTGGTGGAGCGATGGCGGGGGAGAGCTGGCATGGAGACAGGCTCAGTCAGCGGGGTATCGATCTTCAGATCAATGGAGGTCTTGGCCTGGCCTTCACGGAACTCTCGGACCAAGATCTACCGAGGCTCCTGGAGTTGCTGGAGCTGCTTTGGCGCGATGGAGTCGAGGCGATCGCTCCAACCCTGGTCACCTGTGGGGTGACCCCTTTACGCCAATCACTGGCCGTACTCCGGAAGGCCCGGGACCGGCATTCAACAGGCCGCTGCCAACTACTGGGAGCACATCTTGAGGGCCCGTTTCTGGCGGAAGCCCGGCGGGGTGCACACCCGCTGGAGCACATCGCTGCTCCCAGCGTCGCGGCCCTGAAAGAACGAATCGCGGGATTTGAAACCGAGATCAGCCTGATCACCCTGGCGCCAGAGCAACCGGGAGCTCAAGCCTTGCTCAGTCACCTGAAAGAGCTCGGCATCCAAGTGGCACTGGGTCACAGCACTGCAAACGCCGACCAGGCAGCCCTGGCGTTCAGCCAGGGCGTCGACATGATCACGCATGCTTTCAATGCCATGCCTGGACTGCACCACCGCGCTCCTGGGCCGCTAGGGGAAGCCTGCCGACGTGGCGATATTGCTCTTGGGCTGATTGCCGATGGCGTGCATGTACATCCCACGACTGCTGTTTTGTTGCAACGGATGGCGGGAGATCAGCTGGTGCTGGTGAGTGATGCCCTTGCGCCCTACGGGCTGGCTGAAGGAGAACATCGCTGGGACGAGCGAGTGCTGCTGGTGAACAACGGCACCTGCCGACTGGAAGACGGCACCTTGGCCGGTGTGACCCTGCCCTTGCTCGAAGGAACCTGCCGCCTGGCGAGCTGGAGCGGTGACGCCGATGGTGCAATCTGGGCCTCAACCATGGCACCCAGAGAAGTGCTTACGGAAAGTCTTGAAGACCACTGGCTGATTGGAAACATGCTCAGCGACCTGCTGCGCTGGGAATGGAACGCATCAGAACGCAAGTTGGCCTGGCGGGGGGCTGCGTAA
- the bchM gene encoding magnesium protoporphyrin IX methyltransferase has protein sequence MAPEQLLNDKQAEKKEVKGYFETTGFDRWNRIYSDSDDVNKVQRNIRIGHQKTVDEVLAWIKESGQFNDVSFCDAGCGVGSLSIPLASMGAGSIHASDISEAMAEEAERRARDAGLDMSKLNFAASDLESLSGSFHTVCCLDVFIHYPQEAAEEMVRHLCSLTNQRLIVSFAPYTPLLAALKSIGQLFPGPSKTTRAYTLKEKGIVAAAEASGFKPMRRSLNKAPFYFSRLIEFQKA, from the coding sequence ATGGCCCCCGAGCAACTGCTGAATGACAAGCAGGCCGAGAAAAAGGAAGTCAAGGGCTATTTCGAGACCACAGGCTTCGATCGCTGGAACCGCATTTACAGCGACAGCGATGACGTCAATAAGGTCCAACGCAATATCAGGATCGGGCACCAGAAAACCGTTGATGAGGTCCTGGCCTGGATCAAGGAGAGTGGGCAGTTCAACGACGTGAGTTTCTGCGATGCCGGTTGCGGCGTCGGCAGTCTGAGCATCCCTCTAGCAAGCATGGGAGCCGGTTCTATTCATGCCAGCGACATCTCTGAAGCAATGGCCGAGGAGGCTGAGCGACGGGCGCGTGATGCGGGCCTGGACATGTCCAAACTCAATTTCGCAGCCAGCGATCTGGAAAGCCTCAGCGGCTCATTTCACACCGTGTGCTGTCTGGATGTGTTCATTCACTACCCCCAGGAGGCTGCTGAAGAGATGGTGCGGCACCTCTGCTCTCTCACCAATCAACGCCTGATCGTGAGCTTCGCGCCCTACACACCGCTCCTGGCAGCTCTGAAGAGCATTGGCCAGTTGTTCCCAGGACCCAGCAAAACCACCCGCGCCTACACCCTCAAGGAGAAAGGAATTGTGGCCGCAGCCGAAGCCAGCGGCTTCAAACCCATGCGACGCAGCCTCAATAAGGCGCCTTTCTACTTTTCCAGACTGATCGAATTTCAAAAGGCCTGA
- a CDS encoding pseudouridine synthase family protein encodes MTSQQASPLPEGWRPAALNQGWTYRDITHAGNHGTLISALLAERYAHSTEDVWLRRLAAGEIRCNGKRLLKDRRLPDQAELLWCRPPWIEPAIPDSWSVEYDDGDLLVINKPSGLPVMPGGGFLQHTLATLLDQRSCQLGDPLVPKPVHRLGRFTSGLQVCARNPTTRSALSREFQPASGTCKIYQAWAQRVAGLEFGTSLAVNTDVVERPHPWLGWVWGPLPQSDGVIRGRLQAHSELKLLERCPQGDRLQVSITTGRPHQIRIHLAQLGSPLLGDPLYLNDQRISDVATPGDGGYRLHAWRLQLNDLHLSCEPPSTFWFSSGSP; translated from the coding sequence GTGACAAGCCAACAGGCATCGCCTTTGCCTGAGGGTTGGCGTCCAGCTGCACTCAATCAGGGATGGACGTACCGGGACATCACGCACGCTGGCAATCACGGCACGCTGATCAGCGCGCTGCTAGCTGAGCGTTATGCCCACTCCACTGAGGACGTCTGGCTTCGACGTCTTGCTGCTGGTGAAATCCGCTGTAACGGAAAGCGTCTCCTCAAGGATCGACGGCTACCCGATCAGGCAGAGCTGCTCTGGTGCCGTCCTCCATGGATCGAGCCAGCGATCCCCGACTCCTGGTCGGTGGAATATGACGATGGGGATCTGCTGGTGATCAACAAACCCTCCGGACTGCCAGTGATGCCTGGTGGTGGCTTCCTTCAGCACACGCTCGCGACGCTTTTGGATCAGCGCAGTTGCCAGCTGGGTGATCCGCTGGTTCCCAAGCCTGTGCATCGCCTTGGTCGCTTCACTTCCGGATTGCAGGTCTGTGCACGCAACCCGACCACCAGATCCGCTCTCTCGCGAGAGTTTCAGCCTGCTTCGGGAACCTGCAAGATCTATCAGGCCTGGGCTCAGCGTGTGGCAGGGCTCGAGTTCGGGACGTCTCTTGCCGTGAACACGGATGTGGTCGAGCGGCCCCATCCCTGGCTGGGCTGGGTCTGGGGACCGCTGCCCCAATCGGATGGGGTGATCCGGGGGCGACTCCAAGCCCACAGTGAGCTGAAGCTGCTGGAACGCTGTCCGCAGGGAGATCGTCTGCAGGTATCGATCACAACAGGACGACCTCATCAGATCCGCATTCATCTCGCGCAACTGGGATCTCCCCTCCTCGGTGATCCGCTGTACCTGAACGATCAGCGCATCAGTGATGTGGCGACCCCAGGAGACGGGGGCTACCGACTTCACGCCTGGCGTCTGCAGCTGAATGATCTGCACCTCAGCTGTGAGCCGCCATCAACGTTCTGGTTCAGCTCAGGTTCACCATGA
- a CDS encoding response regulator transcription factor, with amino-acid sequence MTTSQPEQSSQPEQPSQPEPPTVRLLLVDDEPGLRSAVQAYLEDEGFDVTTAVDGEDGFAKAQQMLPDVVISDVMMPRLDGYGLLNKLRADERLGGTPVIFLTAKGMTADRTQGYLAGVDDYIPKPFDPDELVARVSNVAQRQQRLLQEAARFADADMGQMAKQITEIRSLLAQAEALPSSDPVQHNFTPRESSVLQLVAEGLMNKEIARQLETSIRNVEKYVSRLFIKTGTSSRTELVRYALQNRLVE; translated from the coding sequence TTGACAACCTCCCAGCCCGAACAATCCTCCCAGCCTGAGCAGCCCTCTCAGCCTGAGCCGCCAACAGTTCGTCTGCTACTGGTCGACGACGAACCTGGCTTGCGTTCAGCAGTGCAGGCCTACCTTGAAGATGAGGGCTTTGATGTCACCACGGCTGTTGATGGTGAGGATGGGTTTGCCAAGGCGCAACAGATGCTTCCTGATGTGGTCATCAGTGACGTGATGATGCCCAGGCTGGACGGCTACGGGCTGCTCAACAAACTCAGAGCTGATGAGCGTTTGGGCGGTACTCCCGTGATTTTCCTCACCGCCAAGGGCATGACTGCAGATCGCACTCAGGGCTATCTGGCGGGTGTTGATGATTACATCCCTAAACCCTTTGACCCGGATGAGTTGGTGGCGCGTGTGAGCAACGTGGCCCAGCGTCAGCAGCGCCTCTTGCAGGAAGCAGCCCGCTTCGCGGATGCCGACATGGGGCAAATGGCGAAACAGATCACTGAAATTCGCTCTCTTCTCGCTCAGGCGGAGGCACTGCCCTCCAGCGATCCTGTCCAGCACAATTTCACGCCCAGGGAATCCAGTGTTCTGCAACTCGTGGCAGAGGGATTGATGAACAAAGAAATCGCCCGCCAGCTGGAGACATCAATCCGAAACGTGGAGAAATACGTGAGCAGGTTGTTCATCAAAACCGGTACATCCAGCCGAACCGAGCTGGTGCGTTACGCCTTGCAGAATCGTCTGGTGGAGTGA